CCGCCCCGCAGAACAGGCAGGAGGAGACTGTGCCCATTCTGCGGCGGACCCTGACCCGGCCCGGAGATGCTGAACGATCCTGAAACACCCCCGCCGCATCGCGGCGGGGGTGTTCTGCGTCAGTCCGGCAGATGGAAGATATCCTCCACAGGGGTTTTCAGCAGCCGGGCCAGCCGCATGGCCAGCCCCAGGGTGGGATCGTACTTGTTGTTCTCAATGGCGTTGATGGTTTGGCGGGTGACGCCCAGCTCCCGTGCCAGGTCCTCCTGCCGGAGCCCCGCCGCCTTCCGCAGCTCCCGAATCCGGTTTTCCATAGCTCACAGCCCCGCGCACCGCAGCAGCAGGCCGAAGGCCAGC
This DNA window, taken from Dysosmobacter welbionis, encodes the following:
- a CDS encoding helix-turn-helix transcriptional regulator encodes the protein MENRIRELRKAAGLRQEDLARELGVTRQTINAIENNKYDPTLGLAMRLARLLKTPVEDIFHLPD